Proteins from a single region of Cupriavidus sp. MP-37:
- a CDS encoding L-threonine 3-dehydrogenase, with protein MEAGTPKILIVGANGQIGSELALALAERYGRSNVITSDVVPTGRHVQLTHEMLNATDRGELATVVERHGITQVYLLAAALSATGEKAPQWAWNLNMTSLLNVLELARQTGLERVFWPSSIAAFGPTTPAAHTPQQTVMEPTTVYGISKQAGEGWCRWYHANHGVDVRSVRYPGLISHKTPPGGGTTDYAVDIFHAAVKGEPYTCFLREDEALPMMYMPDAIRATIELMEAPAAQLSERGSYNIAGMSFTPAQIAAAIREQVPGFQIRYEPDYRQAIAHGWPDSIDDAVARADWGWRAQYGLPEMVADMLANLRATLPA; from the coding sequence ATGGAAGCAGGCACACCGAAGATCCTGATCGTCGGCGCCAACGGCCAGATCGGCTCGGAGCTGGCGCTGGCGCTGGCCGAGCGCTACGGCCGCAGCAACGTGATCACCTCCGACGTGGTGCCGACCGGCCGCCACGTGCAGCTGACCCACGAAATGCTCAACGCCACCGACCGCGGCGAACTGGCCACGGTGGTGGAGCGCCATGGCATCACCCAGGTCTACCTGCTGGCCGCGGCGCTGTCCGCCACCGGCGAAAAGGCGCCGCAGTGGGCCTGGAACCTCAACATGACCAGCCTGCTCAACGTGCTGGAGCTCGCGCGGCAGACCGGGCTGGAGCGGGTGTTCTGGCCCAGCTCGATCGCCGCCTTCGGCCCGACCACGCCGGCCGCGCACACGCCCCAGCAGACCGTAATGGAGCCGACCACGGTCTACGGCATTTCCAAGCAGGCGGGCGAGGGCTGGTGCCGCTGGTATCACGCCAACCATGGCGTCGACGTGCGCAGCGTGCGCTATCCCGGCCTGATCTCGCACAAGACCCCGCCCGGCGGCGGCACCACCGACTATGCCGTCGACATCTTCCATGCGGCGGTGAAGGGCGAGCCTTACACCTGCTTTCTGCGCGAGGACGAAGCCCTGCCGATGATGTATATGCCCGATGCCATTCGCGCCACCATCGAACTGATGGAAGCGCCGGCGGCGCAGCTGAGCGAGCGCGGCAGCTACAACATCGCCGGCATGAGCTTCACCCCGGCGCAGATCGCCGCGGCCATCCGCGAGCAGGTGCCGGGCTTCCAGATCCGCTACGAACCGGACTATCGCCAGGCGATCGCGCACGGCTGGCCGGATTCGATCGACGACGCGGTCGCGCGTGCTGACTGGGGCTGGCGGGCGCAATACGGCTTGCCGGAGATGGTGGCGGACATGCTGGCCAACCTGAGGGCGACGCTGCCCGCGTGA
- a CDS encoding xanthine dehydrogenase family protein subunit M, producing MKAVAFSYHAPGSLPEALSRLGAGTDVAKAMGGGQSLGPMLNLRLTRPDTVVDVSALRALREVTATADGIRIGACVTHAQIEDGVFEPLRGTMLQAVAGGIAYRAIRNRGTVGGSLAHADPAADWVVAMTALGAHIEIASAAGTRDVPMESFMLGAYTTVLADGELIAAVRVPPQTAHSRWGYHKLCRKTGEFAEASCAAYFDASRRFARIVLGALDGPPLVLPGLTRAVAAQGAAALTADAVADAVAQAAPGKDAIDRKLYRTVVTRCVTQLLN from the coding sequence ATGAAAGCCGTTGCATTCTCCTACCACGCACCCGGCTCGCTGCCGGAAGCGCTGTCCCGCCTGGGCGCGGGCACTGATGTGGCCAAGGCCATGGGCGGCGGGCAATCGCTCGGGCCGATGCTGAACCTGCGCCTGACCCGGCCCGATACGGTGGTCGACGTGTCGGCGCTGCGCGCATTGCGCGAGGTGACCGCTACCGCCGACGGCATCCGCATCGGCGCCTGCGTCACCCACGCGCAGATCGAGGACGGCGTGTTCGAGCCGCTGCGCGGCACCATGCTGCAGGCCGTTGCCGGCGGCATCGCCTACCGCGCGATCCGCAACCGCGGCACCGTGGGCGGCAGCCTCGCGCATGCGGACCCCGCGGCCGATTGGGTCGTGGCCATGACGGCGCTGGGGGCGCACATCGAGATCGCGTCCGCCGCCGGCACGCGGGACGTGCCGATGGAGTCATTCATGCTCGGCGCCTACACCACGGTGCTGGCCGACGGCGAGCTGATCGCCGCGGTACGGGTGCCGCCGCAGACCGCGCACAGCCGCTGGGGCTACCACAAGCTGTGCCGCAAGACCGGCGAATTCGCCGAGGCCAGCTGCGCCGCGTACTTCGACGCCAGCCGCCGCTTCGCCCGCATCGTGCTCGGCGCGCTGGACGGACCGCCGCTGGTGCTGCCCGGTCTGACACGCGCCGTCGCGGCGCAAGGCGCAGCCGCGCTGACGGCCGACGCCGTTGCCGACGCCGTCGCCCAAGCCGCGCCGGGCAAGGACGCCATCGACCGCAAGCTGTACCGAACCGTCGTGACCCGCTGCGTCACGCAATTGCTGAACTGA
- a CDS encoding helix-turn-helix domain-containing protein, with amino-acid sequence MTQALVQTPQADGPPAVGMALQALRQQQRLSLDELSRRAGVSKSMLSQIERNLANPTVAVLWRLANALGVSLTDFLAGGGAERPGGGITVVQPHAIPSLKSPDTRCDLRILGPIELAGRFEWYELTIQAGGVLASEPHEAGTQEHLSVLSGSMTVRAGADEKKLRHGETARYAADVAHAISNGGKTTATALLVVVHPG; translated from the coding sequence ATGACGCAAGCCCTGGTCCAGACCCCGCAGGCCGACGGGCCGCCCGCCGTCGGCATGGCGTTGCAGGCGCTGCGCCAGCAGCAGCGGCTGTCGCTCGACGAACTGTCGCGCCGCGCGGGGGTTTCCAAGTCGATGCTGTCGCAGATCGAACGCAACCTCGCCAACCCGACCGTGGCGGTGCTGTGGCGCCTGGCCAATGCGCTCGGCGTGAGCCTGACCGACTTCCTCGCCGGCGGCGGCGCGGAGCGTCCCGGCGGCGGCATCACCGTGGTCCAGCCGCACGCGATCCCGTCGCTGAAGAGCCCCGACACGCGCTGCGACCTGCGCATCCTGGGCCCGATCGAGCTGGCCGGGCGTTTCGAGTGGTATGAACTGACCATCCAGGCCGGCGGCGTGCTGGCCTCCGAGCCGCACGAGGCCGGCACCCAGGAACACCTGTCGGTGCTGAGCGGATCGATGACGGTGCGCGCGGGCGCCGATGAGAAGAAGCTGCGGCACGGCGAGACCGCGCGCTATGCGGCCGATGTCGCACATGCGATCTCCAATGGTGGCAAGACCACGGCCACCGCACTACTGGTTGTAGTGCATCCGGGGTAA
- a CDS encoding 2Fe-2S iron-sulfur cluster-binding protein: MQTIEFTVNGRRVSGACADRTHLGDYLRDTHRLTGTHLGCEHGVCGACTVLVDGQPVRSCITFAAACQGAEIVTVEGYEDDAVMADLRAAFNRHHALQCGFCTPGMLATARDIVLRLPDADEVIIRHELSGNLCRCTGYMGIVAAIRSVLDARRTAAGVIARHAGAAAATMPFAGFTVAAEALGTQAHLAAAGSAEPERSADRKGWSRIEGSFTVPYALEDVWAFMADLPAVAGCLPGAVLTEVAGEKVKGHIAIKFGPMSARFEGAARLQRDDANQRGVLKGAGQDSLSNSKAAGDIAYALRALSAGETEVAVDLQYSLQGPLAQFSRSGLVRDFVRRMIADFGKSVSRRMDPTLSEAERNQAVRLNPVTMFFGVLWERVKRLFGAR, encoded by the coding sequence GTGCAGACCATCGAATTCACCGTCAACGGCCGCCGGGTGTCCGGTGCGTGCGCGGACCGGACGCACCTGGGCGACTACTTGCGCGACACCCATCGCCTGACCGGCACGCACCTTGGCTGCGAGCACGGCGTGTGCGGCGCCTGCACCGTGCTGGTGGACGGCCAGCCGGTGCGCTCGTGCATCACCTTCGCCGCCGCCTGCCAGGGCGCCGAGATCGTCACGGTGGAGGGCTACGAGGACGACGCGGTCATGGCCGATCTGCGTGCCGCCTTCAACCGGCATCACGCGCTGCAATGCGGCTTCTGTACGCCGGGGATGCTGGCCACCGCGCGTGATATCGTGCTGCGCCTGCCCGATGCCGACGAGGTCATCATCCGCCATGAGCTGTCCGGCAACCTGTGTCGCTGCACCGGCTATATGGGCATCGTTGCCGCCATCCGTTCGGTACTGGATGCACGCCGCACAGCCGCCGGCGTGATTGCACGGCATGCCGGGGCGGCCGCCGCCACGATGCCGTTTGCGGGTTTCACCGTCGCGGCTGAAGCGCTCGGCACGCAGGCGCACCTGGCTGCGGCGGGCAGTGCCGAGCCGGAACGTTCGGCCGACCGCAAGGGTTGGTCGCGCATTGAAGGCAGCTTTACCGTGCCCTATGCATTGGAGGACGTATGGGCCTTCATGGCGGACCTGCCGGCCGTGGCGGGCTGCCTGCCGGGCGCGGTGCTGACGGAAGTGGCGGGGGAAAAGGTCAAGGGCCATATCGCCATCAAGTTCGGCCCCATGTCGGCAAGGTTCGAGGGCGCCGCGCGCCTGCAGCGCGATGATGCAAACCAGCGCGGCGTGCTGAAAGGGGCGGGGCAGGACTCGCTCAGCAATTCCAAGGCCGCGGGCGATATCGCCTATGCGCTCAGGGCCTTGTCCGCCGGCGAGACCGAAGTTGCGGTTGACCTGCAGTATTCGCTGCAAGGGCCGCTGGCGCAGTTCTCGCGCTCGGGGCTGGTGCGCGACTTCGTGCGGCGGATGATCGCCGACTTCGGCAAGTCGGTGTCGCGCCGGATGGACCCCACGCTCAGCGAGGCCGAACGCAACCAGGCCGTGCGCCTGAACCCGGTGACAATGTTTTTCGGCGTGCTGTGGGAGCGTGTGAAACGTTTGTTCGGCGCCCGCTGA
- the kbl gene encoding glycine C-acetyltransferase: MPNAQAFYASIRDELQSIRDAGLYKNERVIATPQGARVRTSDGREVINLCANNYLGLSSHPRVIEAAHEALRTHGFGLSSVRFICGTQDLHKTLEARLSNFLGTEDTILYGSAFDANGGLFETLLGAEDAVISDALNHASIIDGIRLSKARRYRYQHNDMDDLRAQLEQARADGARYTLVFSDGVFSMDGTVARLDAMRALCDEYGALLGIDECHATGFMGQRGRGTHEARGVFGKIDIITGTLGKALGGASGGFTSARKEVVALLRQRSRPYLFSNTVAPAIVGASIAVLDILEGSTELRDRLERNTRFFRAGLDQLGFDVKAGDHPIIPIMVYDADKAQQLAQRLLELGVYVVGFFYPVVPKGQARIRVQMSALHDEATLQAALDAFGQAGRELGLV, translated from the coding sequence ATGCCGAATGCCCAGGCGTTCTATGCGTCCATCCGCGACGAGCTGCAATCCATCCGCGACGCCGGGCTGTACAAGAACGAGCGCGTGATCGCCACGCCGCAGGGCGCGCGCGTGCGCACCAGCGACGGACGCGAGGTCATCAACCTGTGCGCGAACAACTACCTGGGCCTGTCTTCGCACCCGCGCGTGATCGAGGCCGCGCACGAAGCGCTGCGCACGCATGGCTTCGGCCTCAGCTCGGTGCGCTTTATCTGCGGCACCCAGGACCTGCACAAGACGCTCGAGGCGCGGCTGTCGAACTTCCTCGGCACCGAGGACACCATCCTCTACGGCTCGGCCTTCGACGCCAACGGCGGGCTGTTCGAAACGCTGCTGGGCGCGGAAGACGCGGTCATCAGCGATGCGCTCAACCACGCCTCGATCATCGACGGCATCCGCTTGTCCAAGGCGCGGCGCTACCGCTACCAGCACAACGACATGGACGACCTGCGCGCGCAGCTGGAACAGGCCCGCGCGGACGGCGCGCGCTACACGCTGGTGTTCTCCGACGGCGTGTTCTCGATGGACGGCACCGTGGCGCGCCTGGACGCGATGCGCGCGCTGTGCGACGAGTATGGGGCGCTGCTTGGCATCGACGAATGCCATGCCACCGGCTTCATGGGCCAGCGCGGCCGCGGCACGCACGAGGCGCGCGGCGTGTTTGGCAAGATCGACATCATCACCGGCACGCTCGGCAAGGCGCTGGGCGGCGCGTCGGGCGGCTTCACCAGCGCGCGCAAGGAAGTGGTGGCGCTGCTGCGCCAGCGCTCGCGGCCGTACCTGTTCTCGAATACGGTGGCGCCGGCGATCGTGGGCGCGTCGATCGCGGTGCTCGATATCCTCGAAGGCAGCACCGAGCTGCGCGACCGGCTCGAGCGCAACACCAGGTTCTTCCGCGCCGGGCTGGACCAGCTCGGCTTCGACGTCAAGGCCGGCGACCACCCCATCATCCCGATCATGGTCTACGACGCCGACAAGGCGCAGCAGCTGGCGCAGCGGCTGCTGGAGCTGGGCGTGTACGTGGTGGGCTTTTTCTACCCGGTGGTGCCCAAGGGCCAGGCGCGCATCCGCGTGCAGATGAGCGCGCTGCATGACGAGGCCACGCTGCAGGCGGCGCTGGACGCCTTCGGCCAGGCCGGCCGCGAACTGGGGCTGGTCTGA